The DNA segment GCAGTCGTAGATTCGATTGACGGTCCGGTTCATCTCCTCGGGCATTCCCACGGCGGCCTCTGTGCGCTCGAGGCAGCGCTACGAACCGACAATTTGCGTAGTCTCATCGTATACGAACCCGCTGGGCCGTGGGAGGAAGGGCATATCTACTCCGAGGCGACATACGAGGAGTTAGTGGCGCTGGTGGAAGACGGTGAGAACGAACGGGCGCTACTGTTATTCCTACGCGAGGTCGTCAGACTGCCAGAATCACAGATCGATGACCTTCAGACAGCCCCGAATTGGTCGGCCCGCGTGGACGAGGCCGATACGTTGCCCCGTGAGTATCGAGCGCCCATATCCTACGAGTTTGAACCGGAGCGATTCGCGAACATGACCACACCGACCTTGTTGTTAGTCGGTGGTGAAAGCCCACAATGGGTCAAGGACGCGACGAACGCAGTCAACGACGCGCTCCCGAACAGCCGGATATCGACGTTAGAGGGCCAAGAACACGTGGCGATGAACACCGCACCGGACCTCTTCATCGACGAAGTGGTCGCGTTCGTTCAGGAAATCCGGTAGTATTTCTGAATGTTTCCCTGCTGTAACTGTTCGCCCAACTGTGCGGAAGGGTCACATGGACCGCAAGCGTAGTTATCGAGTGAGAGAGGATGGGAACAGTGACTTCAGCGGATGATACGCCGATCGCATTCGAACGATCAGGGAATGGGCCACCACTCGTACTCGTCCATGGGACGACCGCGGACCACACCCGGTGGGCACCAGTTCTCCCCGCCCTCGAAGAACACTTCACCGTCTACGCGATCGACCGACGTGGACGGGGCGAGAGCGGCGATACCGAGGAGTACGATCTCGAGCGAGAGTTCGAGGACGTGGCGGCAGTCGTCGAGTCGATCGATGAACCCG comes from the Halalkalicoccus sp. CG83 genome and includes:
- a CDS encoding alpha/beta fold hydrolase; this encodes MTNVTKPDTDEEMEPVTSADGTSIAFERSGSGPPLVLVHGMASNHARWELFDVRPTLAEHTTVYAIDRRGHGESGDIDEYTLEREFEDVAAVVDSIDGPVHLLGHSHGGLCALEAALRTDNLRSLIVYEPAGPWEEGHIYSEATYEELVALVEDGENERALLLFLREVVRLPESQIDDLQTAPNWSARVDEADTLPREYRAPISYEFEPERFANMTTPTLLLVGGESPQWVKDATNAVNDALPNSRISTLEGQEHVAMNTAPDLFIDEVVAFVQEIR